The genomic window CGACGAAGGGCCGGGGTTTTCAGGCGTGACCATCGCGCACAACGTCGAGACGAAGGCGGAAGTCGACGAGACGCTGCAGGAAGCAGTGGACGCCGGCGGTCGCCTCGTCAAGCCGGCACAGGAAGTCTTCTGGGGCGGCTACTCCGGCTACTTCGCGGATCCGGACGGACACGTCTGGGAGGTCGCGTATCCACAGCTAACCGACGACTGACGGCGCGCGCAGTCACTCCTCGATCGGCTCGCCCTCGAACGTGAAATCGGCCGAGTCGTCCTGGGGTTCGTACCCCAGGATCTCCCGCGCGCCCTCCAGCGAGTAGTACTTCCGCTCGTTGTCGGAGATGCCGTAAACGATCGCGTGCCCGTAGTCGGCCTCGAGACTCCGCTCGAAGAGGTGCGCGCAGTCGCGGTAGGAGAGCCACATCGCCTGGCCGCGCTCGTACTCCTTCGGCGGGTGGTTCCTGGTGAGGTTCCCGATCCGGATGGAGCAGACGTCCATCTCGGAGTGGTCGTAGTAGTAGCGGCCCAGGATCTCGCCGGTAGCCTTGGAGACGCCGTAGAGGTTCGAAGGGCGTGGGAGCTCTGTACCGTCGAGCCGGAAGTCGTCCCCCGGGCGGTACATCTCGGGCGTTCGCTCGCTCGTCTCGAAGGCGCCGACGGCGTGGTTCGAGGAGGCGTAGACGAACTTCTCGACGCCCGCGTCGGCGGCCGCCTCCATGATCACCTTCGTGCCGTGGATGTTGTTCTCGAGGACGCTGTCCCACGGCGCTTCCGGCCGGGGGTCGCCCGCGAGGTGGATGACGGCGCCGGCGCCCTCGACGAGGTCCCGGACCTTCTCCTCCTCGACGACGTCGCCGACGATCACCTCGCCGTCGGCGAGCACCTCGTCAGGGTGGCTGTGGTAGAACAGCCGCCAGTCGTAGTCCTCGCCGATCCCCTCCAGAATGGCCGCACCTACGCGACCACCTGCCCCCGTCAGTACGACCGGTTCGTCCATCGCTCGGTCGGAGCCACGGAGGGACCCGATAAGGGGGTTACGCTTCGGTAGTCAACGTGTGAGCAGCTGAGTGACAGCACGGTGGGTAGAGGGTGACGATTGCCCGCGATCGGTATTGCACCGTCCAGACCCGATTCCGGCAGTGACTTGCCACAGGGGGTCACACAGCACGCCATGACCGAGCCCACGGACGCCGAACGGGCCGCCTTCGAGGCGGGCATCAAGTTCGGCGCGCTCTACCACCAGTTCGCGGGGACGCCGGTGAGCCCCGAGAGCGCGGAGAGCCTGGCCACGGCGATGGCGGAGTCGATCGAGAACCAGCCGTTCTGTGAGAACGTCGAGGTCCAGCCACTGGAGGAGCGAATCGAACGCGCCGTCGCCGGCCTGAATCCCCTCGACGAGACGGCCGATCCGGCGAGCAGCGATGCCGGTTCGGAATCTCCCGACGCAGGACCGCTCGACGCCGAGGAACCCGCCGGCGACGCGACCGACGAGGCCGACTACACCGAACTCACGGGAACCCTCTTCGACGCCATCGTCGAGGTCGAGCGGGCCGACACGAAGGTCCGGGCCGAGATGGCGACGGAGGGCGACTACCCGCTGATGTCGCTGGTGGACGTCGAGCGGGAGTGATCGCGCGAATCGACCGGTCTCGGGGGCGGTCGCCGCTGGATCGGCTCCTGCTACCGACGCGTTGATACGTCGCGGCCCCTCCGCCCCAATATGGACGAATTCGAGATCGAGCGACCCGCCGAGGTCGACCTCGAGGACGCGGTGCTGGTCGAGGGGCTCCCTGGCGTCGGCCACGTGGGCAAACTCGCGGCCGAGCACCTCCGCGACGAACTCGACGCGGAGACGGTGCGTCGGATCCACTCCGAACACTTCCCGCCGCAGGTCACCGTCGGGGACGACGGCGTCGCCAGCCTCGCGGCGGCGGAGTTCCACGCCGTCTCGACGGAGGGCCGCGACCTCCTCCTGCTGACGGGCGACCACCA from Salinarchaeum sp. Harcht-Bsk1 includes these protein-coding regions:
- a CDS encoding VOC family protein translates to MDPSISLVTLGVDDLEESIRFYRDGLGLPLQDREADSDVAFFTLEGTWLSLYPRELLAEDATVPDEGPGFSGVTIAHNVETKAEVDETLQEAVDAGGRLVKPAQEVFWGGYSGYFADPDGHVWEVAYPQLTDD
- the azf gene encoding NAD-dependent glucose-6-phosphate dehydrogenase Azf — protein: MDEPVVLTGAGGRVGAAILEGIGEDYDWRLFYHSHPDEVLADGEVIVGDVVEEEKVRDLVEGAGAVIHLAGDPRPEAPWDSVLENNIHGTKVIMEAAADAGVEKFVYASSNHAVGAFETSERTPEMYRPGDDFRLDGTELPRPSNLYGVSKATGEILGRYYYDHSEMDVCSIRIGNLTRNHPPKEYERGQAMWLSYRDCAHLFERSLEADYGHAIVYGISDNERKYYSLEGAREILGYEPQDDSADFTFEGEPIEE
- a CDS encoding dihydroneopterin aldolase family protein, which translates into the protein MTEPTDAERAAFEAGIKFGALYHQFAGTPVSPESAESLATAMAESIENQPFCENVEVQPLEERIERAVAGLNPLDETADPASSDAGSESPDAGPLDAEEPAGDATDEADYTELTGTLFDAIVEVERADTKVRAEMATEGDYPLMSLVDVERE